Proteins found in one Roseinatronobacter sp. S2 genomic segment:
- the mobC gene encoding plasmid mobilization relaxosome protein MobC: MTTHNKNASDKAVGKPGLTPAQRQAIALARGQGIATKALAARYGVSVQTIRNIARGVQMARAQARSETATVTARVPVADIRAFDALIARLGGEQRSAVLRAFIRHPAGYLGADAELAEGIREMRRELSAIGSNLNQIARRLNDPRLLPEARKLGRREVEVLRATHAAVTQSRDHLAVLIGTKARGRDAAFRAIVGDAMAGDATPEAAHVG; encoded by the coding sequence TTGACTACACACAACAAAAACGCGAGTGACAAGGCGGTGGGCAAGCCCGGCCTGACCCCTGCGCAGCGCCAGGCGATTGCGCTGGCGCGGGGGCAAGGGATCGCGACCAAAGCGCTGGCCGCGCGCTATGGCGTGTCGGTGCAGACCATCCGCAACATTGCGCGCGGGGTGCAGATGGCGCGCGCTCAGGCCCGGTCCGAGACCGCGACTGTGACCGCGCGGGTGCCGGTTGCAGATATCCGGGCCTTTGATGCGCTGATCGCGCGGCTGGGGGGTGAGCAAAGATCGGCGGTGCTGCGTGCCTTCATTCGCCATCCTGCCGGATATCTCGGGGCCGATGCAGAGCTGGCCGAGGGCATCCGGGAGATGCGCCGCGAATTGTCGGCGATCGGATCAAACCTCAACCAGATTGCGCGGCGGCTGAATGACCCGCGGCTTTTGCCAGAGGCGCGCAAGCTGGGCCGTCGCGAGGTCGAGGTGCTGCGCGCAACGCATGCTGCCGTCACCCAGTCGCGGGATCATCTGGCCGTGTTGATCGGGACCAAGGCGCGCGGGCGCGATGCAGCCTTCCGGGCAATCGTGGGCGATGCGATGGCAGGGGATGCAACCCCGGAGGCAGCGCATGTCGGCTAG